The Caldicellulosiruptor acetigenus DNA window TATAATTTTTTGTTTCGCCTTATCTTCAAACGCTTCTATTAGGTAGTTTTCCAGCCAAATTTCTATGAAGATAGCTAAAGTAAATAGTGCAAAGATTAAAAAAGCCAAAAGGACTAATGCCTTTTGGCACCTGCGCCTGTTGTAGTTATAAAATCTCATTTTTGATGAGTTTTATTCCTTCCTCATTTATTTAGGATATGCAAAGTCTTTTATTTTGATACCTGAAACCTTACAAATACTTTTTATACTTTTCGTTTAGTGCTATGGTTTGAATTATCTCCTTAATCTCTCTTTCCTTTGACTTGTGACAGACAAGAATTGCATCGTCAACCGAGATGAGAATAGTGTCTTTTATCCCAAGAGCTATTACAAATTTATTTGAAAAAATTATGCAGTTTTTCGTTTCATGTGTTATAGCTTCTGCCTTGACAACATTTTCATTTTCATCTTTTGTTAAAATCCTTTCAAACGCAGACCAGCTGCCAACATCGTCCCATTCAAAATCAGCGGTCAAAACAACAAGTCTTTTTGTCTTTTCCATAATTGCCTTGTCTACCGAAATCTTATCTAAAAGTTTATACCCTTTTTTCAGCTCATCAACGTAACTCTCGGTGAAAATTGAAGAAAATATTCTCATAAAAATATCATAGTAGTGGGGCATGTATCTTTTTAGTTCTTTCAAAAATACAGAAGCTTTGAAAATGTAAATGCCACTGTTCCAAAAGTATTTCGATTTCACTAAATACCTTGCCCTCTTTGCATCAGGTTTTTCAACAAACCGTTCTGCTGTAAATACTCCCTTTTCAAGCTCCCTTCCAAGCTTGATATATCCGTAGTTTATATCAGCTCGGGTTGGAGTAATTCCAAAACAAACTATATGGCCCTTTTTGGCAATCTCATAACCTTTTTTGATGGCACTTTCAAATTTGTCTGTTTTAGATATGAAATGGTCAGAAGGAAAAATTCCCAAAACACTATCTGGGTCCTTTTTCAAAATATGAATACACGCCAAGCTTACGCACGCAAGTGTCTCTTTCTGCTCAGGTTCAAAAATCAAATTCTCATCTTTCACATTTGAAAGAAGCATCCTGAGATGTTCACGATAGTTTATATGGGTGACTATATGAATTTTCTCTGGAGGTATTATTCTCTTTACCCTGTCATAAGTCATTTCGAGGAAGCTTTTATCACC harbors:
- a CDS encoding mannose-1-phosphate guanylyltransferase — translated: MDWACILSGGAGVRLWPKSRKTFPKQFLQIIGDKSFLEMTYDRVKRIIPPEKIHIVTHINYREHLRMLLSNVKDENLIFEPEQKETLACVSLACIHILKKDPDSVLGIFPSDHFISKTDKFESAIKKGYEIAKKGHIVCFGITPTRADINYGYIKLGRELEKGVFTAERFVEKPDAKRARYLVKSKYFWNSGIYIFKASVFLKELKRYMPHYYDIFMRIFSSIFTESYVDELKKGYKLLDKISVDKAIMEKTKRLVVLTADFEWDDVGSWSAFERILTKDENENVVKAEAITHETKNCIIFSNKFVIALGIKDTILISVDDAILVCHKSKEREIKEIIQTIALNEKYKKYL